The following proteins come from a genomic window of Sphingobium cloacae:
- a CDS encoding cytochrome c, with protein sequence MMKNIALVAICLPLILTACQKHSAHAGGTEVRSGVLHEAMKDVVAPQAQILWDVSNRGMNDEGAPDGSRLTDEDWAKIIAAGASLEAKATELAETKKIVVARPGETIQDQENPGASTPQQVQAFIDKDPESFSAMAQALAQSGKEFSEAAKQRDAVKLAALSGALDQVCEDCHLRYWYPQQATPQ encoded by the coding sequence ATGATGAAGAATATCGCACTGGTGGCCATCTGCTTGCCGCTCATTCTCACCGCTTGCCAGAAGCATTCGGCCCATGCCGGCGGGACGGAGGTTCGATCAGGCGTGTTGCACGAGGCGATGAAGGATGTCGTCGCGCCTCAGGCGCAGATCCTCTGGGACGTCAGCAACAGGGGGATGAACGACGAAGGCGCGCCGGACGGCTCGCGGCTGACGGATGAGGATTGGGCCAAGATCATCGCGGCGGGCGCGTCGCTCGAAGCCAAGGCGACGGAACTGGCCGAGACCAAGAAGATCGTCGTGGCGCGGCCGGGCGAAACCATCCAGGACCAGGAAAATCCCGGCGCATCCACTCCGCAGCAGGTCCAGGCCTTTATCGACAAGGACCCCGAAAGCTTTTCCGCCATGGCGCAGGCGCTCGCGCAGAGTGGCAAGGAGTTTTCGGAGGCGGCCAAGCAACGGGATGCGGTGAAGCTCGCCGCCCTGAGCGGGGCGCTCGACCAGGTCTGCGAAGACTGCCATCTGCGCTACTGGTATCCCCAGCAGGCCACGCCCCAGTAA
- a CDS encoding DUF6644 family protein yields MTLQNFTTWLYATPFASTIRDVPWIIPAIQSIHILAITIVVGSALVSDLRLAGVFATDAMPNVVIRRYLRWMWIALVVLLITGGLMATGEPDRVLTNTTFWLKMSLIVAACLLTWFFRRPLLHPGFHLEHARWRPFVKPAAWLSLAVWVCVIFCGRWIAYTI; encoded by the coding sequence ATGACTTTGCAGAATTTCACGACGTGGTTGTACGCGACGCCGTTCGCCTCGACGATCCGGGACGTTCCCTGGATCATTCCGGCGATCCAGAGCATCCATATTCTTGCCATCACGATCGTCGTCGGATCGGCGCTGGTGTCCGACCTGCGCCTGGCCGGGGTATTCGCGACCGACGCGATGCCGAACGTCGTGATCCGGCGTTATTTGCGCTGGATGTGGATCGCTTTGGTCGTCCTGCTCATCACGGGCGGGCTCATGGCCACCGGCGAACCGGACCGCGTGCTCACCAATACGACATTCTGGCTCAAAATGAGCCTTATCGTGGCGGCGTGCCTGCTGACCTGGTTCTTCCGCCGGCCATTGCTCCATCCCGGGTTCCATCTCGAGCACGCCAGATGGCGTCCCTTCGTCAAACCGGCTGCGTGGCTCTCCCTTGCGGTCTGGGTGTGCGTCATCTTCTGCGGGCGCTGGATCGCCTACACCATCTGA
- a CDS encoding DUF6152 family protein produces MALTAIAAAFTAGTPATAHHSFAMFDQTKTVVLQGVVSKFEWTNPHAFVILELPVNGQKVAYTLECSSPALMRHAGWKFNTIKAGERVRVAMHPLKNGKPGGMLAKIKVPDGRLLAAW; encoded by the coding sequence ATGGCGCTGACCGCAATAGCCGCAGCCTTCACCGCCGGCACTCCGGCAACGGCCCATCACTCCTTCGCGATGTTCGACCAGACCAAGACGGTCGTCCTGCAAGGCGTGGTCAGCAAGTTCGAGTGGACCAATCCGCACGCCTTCGTGATCCTGGAGCTTCCCGTCAACGGCCAGAAAGTGGCCTATACCCTGGAGTGCAGCAGCCCCGCGCTGATGCGGCACGCCGGCTGGAAGTTCAACACCATCAAGGCCGGCGAACGCGTCAGGGTCGCGATGCACCCGCTCAAAAACGGCAAGCCCGGCGGCATGCTCGCCAAGATCAAGGTGCCCGACGGAAGACTCCTCGCCGCCTGGTGA
- the gstA gene encoding glutathione transferase GstA → MKLYHEVRGCSLAVDIVARELGIPLDLQWVNMRTKTLADGTDYFSVSSKGTVPTLELPDGQYLSEGTVIMQYLADEEGSGRLLPRPGSLARLRVLEWMSFIAADLHKGGFMPLFKPATPPEYRRIATDYVKAKLAWLDSRLRDGPYLTGDDFTIADAHCYTIAMWAGVHHIDTDAWPHLEAYLERVGSRPSVKAAEQAAREQGERDRLTSNALVG, encoded by the coding sequence ATGAAACTCTATCACGAAGTCCGAGGCTGCTCGCTGGCGGTCGATATCGTCGCCCGCGAACTCGGCATCCCTCTCGACCTGCAATGGGTCAATATGCGGACCAAGACATTGGCTGACGGCACGGATTATTTCTCCGTCAGTTCCAAGGGGACGGTCCCGACGCTGGAACTGCCGGATGGGCAATATCTCAGCGAAGGGACCGTCATCATGCAGTATCTCGCCGATGAGGAAGGGTCGGGACGGCTTCTTCCCAGGCCCGGAAGCCTGGCGCGGCTCCGCGTCCTGGAATGGATGAGCTTCATCGCGGCCGATCTTCATAAAGGCGGTTTCATGCCGCTTTTCAAACCAGCCACCCCTCCCGAATATCGAAGGATCGCGACGGACTATGTGAAGGCGAAACTCGCCTGGCTCGATTCCCGGCTCCGCGACGGGCCATATCTGACCGGCGACGATTTCACGATCGCGGACGCCCATTGCTACACCATCGCGATGTGGGCCGGGGTGCATCATATCGACACCGATGCCTGGCCCCATCTCGAAGCTTATCTGGAGCGCGTCGGGTCTCGCCCGAGCGTGAAGGCGGCCGAGCAGGCCGCCCGGGAACAAGGCGAGCGCGACAGGCTTACGAGCAACGCCCTCGTCGGTTGA
- a CDS encoding MFS transporter, producing the protein MELTPPEPVCSRPGPGEHALGMAGLAAGVLVGIVGAWTILITPGLLAVLAAQVPLSDQQLGYVAAWDINAMALTIGISTFLLPRWDWRLCVAAGLSLIFLGNVATAFSASYGAVAAARAIAGMGEGIAVGFAFAAFGRAANPDRAFAIYLVTGALSGALALLYLPTLQERFGTQALFMVNGAFALIAAAGLRWFPHGRVAADDPRATAQVKKRLAVLSLLGVFFYFGAISAMWSYAERIGQSSGLDADQIARGLAFGTFAGMAGAALAGLTPRRFGRVWPLAMSGAVSVISFRMLDGHLAPTIFIVAMILLLFAWNYAQPLLSGVCSDADPKGRVVCAMGSIQTFGMGFGPAAVALTLGSGSFSIAIWGSCAVLAASLLIVIAGIRTSS; encoded by the coding sequence ATGGAGTTGACCCCGCCCGAACCAGTTTGCTCGCGGCCAGGTCCGGGGGAGCATGCGCTGGGAATGGCCGGACTGGCGGCGGGGGTTCTCGTCGGCATCGTCGGTGCATGGACGATCCTGATCACCCCCGGTCTTCTGGCCGTCCTTGCGGCGCAGGTGCCGCTGAGCGATCAGCAGCTGGGCTATGTCGCGGCCTGGGACATCAACGCGATGGCGCTCACCATCGGCATCAGCACATTCCTGCTGCCGCGTTGGGACTGGCGGCTGTGCGTTGCCGCGGGTCTTTCCCTCATCTTCCTGGGCAATGTGGCGACGGCGTTCAGCGCCAGCTACGGGGCGGTCGCCGCCGCTCGCGCGATTGCGGGCATGGGCGAAGGCATCGCGGTCGGTTTCGCTTTCGCCGCATTCGGGCGCGCCGCCAATCCCGATCGGGCATTCGCCATCTATCTCGTGACCGGCGCGCTGAGCGGAGCGCTGGCGCTGCTTTATCTTCCGACGCTTCAGGAGCGGTTCGGTACGCAGGCGCTGTTCATGGTGAATGGCGCCTTTGCGCTGATCGCCGCGGCGGGGCTGCGGTGGTTCCCGCATGGGCGCGTCGCCGCCGACGATCCAAGGGCCACGGCGCAGGTCAAGAAGCGCCTCGCCGTGCTTTCGCTGCTGGGCGTGTTCTTCTATTTCGGCGCGATCAGCGCGATGTGGAGCTATGCCGAGCGTATCGGCCAGTCCAGCGGCCTGGATGCCGACCAGATCGCGCGCGGGCTTGCCTTCGGGACATTCGCCGGGATGGCCGGCGCGGCTCTGGCCGGTCTCACCCCACGGCGTTTCGGCCGGGTCTGGCCGCTCGCGATGAGCGGCGCGGTGTCCGTGATCAGCTTCCGGATGCTCGACGGCCATCTGGCGCCGACCATTTTCATCGTCGCGATGATCCTGCTGCTGTTCGCCTGGAACTATGCGCAGCCCTTGCTCTCGGGCGTGTGTTCGGATGCGGACCCAAAGGGGCGCGTCGTCTGCGCCATGGGGTCGATCCAGACCTTCGGCATGGGTTTCGGCCCGGCGGCCGTTGCGCTCACGCTCGGATCGGGCAGTTTCTCGATCGCAATCTGGGGCAGCTGTGCCGTGCTGGCGGCCAGCCTGCTCATCGTCATTGCCGGGATTCGAACCAGCAGTTGA
- a CDS encoding helix-turn-helix domain-containing protein, with amino-acid sequence MRKRSGILQETSDTDRLTAHGQRIRKSGALGKSLQINRLFDLLLERSLAGTAAKEIDIAQNVFGRSTDVDLAADATVRVYAHRLRKKLDAVPADEQGERLILPRGEYRLVVVPADAEAGDHGDDPVMERPHRRAWRWLAAAVAFLALNLLCWFWFANEPSRDPRLDTIFWKGLANDRTPALIVSGDYYVFGEQGPNGAIQRMIADPAITSSEDLTQYKMHTPGADKAYVDMNAYHLPEGLASALASIAPIVTAARSGKANPPRSITISRFTNDMLTSQDIVYVGLLSTLRELQEPLFSLSGFSLSASSDTLVDRASGHRFQSDWADPSRTGILRRDYAYLARLPGPSGNQILVIAGTRDPALVEAAQIASDKAELSRLQARLGKGEAFEALYEVRTFGPSNISRQLLIARPLHVDRMWPARKDAPVRADMSERAQ; translated from the coding sequence ATGAGGAAGCGGAGCGGGATATTGCAGGAAACAAGCGATACAGATCGGCTTACCGCCCACGGTCAAAGAATCCGGAAGAGCGGCGCGCTCGGGAAATCGCTGCAAATCAACCGTCTCTTCGACCTGCTCCTTGAGCGATCGCTGGCCGGCACGGCGGCGAAGGAAATCGACATTGCCCAGAATGTGTTCGGCCGGTCCACCGATGTCGATCTGGCGGCCGATGCGACCGTCCGGGTCTATGCCCATCGGCTCCGGAAAAAGCTGGATGCCGTGCCGGCCGATGAGCAGGGCGAGCGCCTGATCCTCCCGCGCGGCGAATACCGGCTCGTTGTCGTCCCCGCGGATGCGGAAGCCGGGGATCATGGCGACGATCCCGTCATGGAACGCCCGCACCGGCGCGCATGGCGATGGCTTGCCGCGGCGGTGGCCTTTCTCGCGCTCAACCTGCTATGCTGGTTCTGGTTCGCGAATGAGCCGTCCAGGGACCCTCGCCTCGACACCATTTTCTGGAAGGGCCTGGCGAATGATCGCACGCCGGCCCTGATCGTTTCCGGCGATTATTATGTTTTCGGCGAGCAAGGCCCGAACGGCGCGATCCAGCGCATGATCGCCGATCCCGCCATCACGTCCAGCGAGGACCTCACTCAATACAAGATGCATACGCCCGGCGCCGACAAGGCCTATGTCGACATGAACGCCTATCATCTGCCGGAGGGGCTCGCCTCCGCCCTTGCCTCGATCGCCCCGATCGTGACAGCCGCGCGGTCCGGAAAGGCCAATCCGCCCAGGTCCATCACGATCTCCCGCTTCACCAACGATATGCTGACCAGCCAGGATATCGTCTATGTCGGCTTGTTGAGCACCCTCAGGGAACTGCAGGAACCTCTCTTCAGTCTTTCCGGCTTTTCGCTATCGGCGAGCAGCGACACGCTCGTGGATCGAGCGAGCGGGCATCGCTTTCAATCGGACTGGGCCGATCCCTCCAGAACGGGGATACTGCGCCGTGATTATGCCTATCTCGCCAGGCTCCCGGGGCCGTCTGGAAACCAGATCCTGGTGATCGCCGGCACGCGGGATCCCGCCCTGGTGGAAGCAGCGCAGATCGCATCGGACAAGGCCGAACTCAGCCGCTTGCAGGCCCGATTGGGCAAGGGCGAGGCTTTCGAGGCGCTGTACGAGGTGCGCACATTCGGGCCATCGAACATTTCCCGCCAATTGCTGATCGCGCGCCCGCTCCATGTCGACCGGATGTGGCCTGCGAGGAAAGATGCTCCTGTCCGTGCCGACATGTCGGAGCGCGCGCAATAA
- a CDS encoding TonB-dependent receptor, which translates to MNMSNRTTRHVLASLMATSALLVAMPGHAQSSDPGSAPPAIQDQSTFGDIVVTANKRGENLQKVPISVSAFSGEQINRLNVRDTTQITQQIPSLHVNAFSPKLTIFSLRGISQNNFTDQLEAPVAVYLDNAYVASMNAISGQLFDVKRIEVLRGPQGTLFGRNATGGLIHYLSNDASEEEFNGYVQGDYGRFHSWSLEGAGGGALAPGLRIRAAARVEKADGYIKSRDTVLDDGTVLPGSGQDLGGRNGWSARVNLQYDVSPDATIGFWYKHAEDNHVATGGYVFENCDIEANGYCHTDATGLSDGTGGVINSLTGKPASPWEHFGERRGNLDRVVNSYQGDLNWRLDDGITLTAITNYLTLKQLYAEDGDAQPTLIANVDTSMDFHQFSQEIRLAGESSALKWQVGAYFLDMKYKGYHNITGAPVIDLAIAANGDFDTPTVEQPYKIKSRNWSLFAQGDITLTDRLSLTLGGRFSSDRKSIDYQAILVDPVINPDPVTLFTGEGLAAIVPGVNREKFDGWAARASLNYQATSDTLLFLSWNRGIKGGNWSLSSNIDPPDFKHRPETLNSFEAGFKTAFLNRTLRLNGTLFHYIYDDYQAFSLAGGVPHVYNSDAHSTGAELEAFWSPSRRFDAVLGATWQTSHVDSIPATGIQVGPEYFPGAPNTQYCTNQGGFFLCDFPQKTIVGAQFPNSPRFSLNYLLRYNVDVANGNIAAQVDGAWYDDQYLEVTNGRSSLQKAYNVTNASLTYTHQDTGIALTAWGKNVFNKAYRAYVLNLGILGTTSTYAPPATYGVTLRVPFGQR; encoded by the coding sequence ATGAATATGTCGAACCGAACCACCCGCCATGTGCTGGCCAGTCTTATGGCGACCAGCGCGCTCCTTGTGGCCATGCCTGGCCATGCGCAATCTTCGGACCCGGGCAGCGCCCCGCCCGCGATCCAGGACCAGAGCACGTTCGGCGATATCGTCGTCACGGCCAACAAGCGCGGCGAGAATCTCCAGAAAGTGCCGATTTCCGTCAGCGCCTTCTCCGGCGAGCAGATCAACCGCCTCAACGTGCGCGACACGACCCAGATCACCCAGCAGATCCCGTCCCTTCACGTCAATGCATTCTCTCCGAAGCTGACGATCTTCAGCCTTCGCGGCATTTCCCAGAACAACTTCACCGACCAGCTCGAAGCGCCCGTCGCGGTCTATCTCGACAATGCCTATGTCGCTTCGATGAACGCCATTTCCGGGCAATTGTTCGACGTGAAGCGCATCGAGGTGCTGCGCGGTCCGCAGGGCACGCTTTTCGGACGCAACGCCACGGGCGGCCTCATTCACTATCTCAGCAATGACGCCAGCGAGGAAGAATTCAACGGCTATGTCCAGGGCGACTATGGCCGCTTCCACAGCTGGTCGCTCGAAGGCGCGGGCGGCGGCGCGCTGGCGCCCGGCCTCCGCATCCGCGCGGCGGCACGGGTCGAGAAAGCCGACGGCTACATCAAGTCGCGCGATACCGTCCTCGACGATGGCACCGTCCTGCCGGGCAGCGGGCAGGATCTCGGCGGCCGCAACGGCTGGTCCGCGCGGGTCAACCTGCAATATGACGTCTCGCCGGACGCCACGATCGGCTTCTGGTACAAGCATGCGGAAGACAATCATGTCGCGACGGGCGGCTATGTTTTCGAGAATTGCGATATCGAGGCCAACGGATACTGCCACACCGACGCAACGGGGCTGAGCGACGGCACCGGCGGCGTCATCAACAGCCTGACGGGAAAGCCCGCTTCGCCCTGGGAGCATTTCGGCGAACGGCGCGGAAATCTGGACCGGGTCGTCAACAGCTATCAGGGCGATCTCAACTGGCGCCTCGATGACGGCATCACGCTGACGGCGATTACCAATTATCTAACCCTCAAGCAGCTCTATGCCGAGGATGGCGACGCACAGCCGACGCTGATCGCGAATGTCGACACGTCCATGGATTTCCACCAATTCTCGCAGGAAATCCGCCTTGCCGGCGAAAGCAGCGCCCTTAAATGGCAGGTCGGGGCCTATTTCCTCGACATGAAATATAAGGGGTATCACAATATCACCGGCGCGCCCGTCATCGATCTGGCGATCGCGGCGAATGGCGACTTCGACACCCCGACGGTGGAGCAGCCTTACAAGATCAAGTCGCGCAACTGGTCCTTGTTCGCCCAGGGCGACATCACCCTGACGGACCGGCTCTCCCTCACCCTGGGCGGACGATTCTCCTCGGACCGGAAGTCGATCGACTATCAGGCCATATTGGTCGATCCCGTCATCAATCCCGATCCGGTGACCCTGTTCACCGGCGAGGGACTTGCGGCGATCGTGCCCGGCGTGAACCGGGAAAAATTCGATGGCTGGGCCGCGCGCGCTTCGCTGAATTATCAGGCCACCAGCGACACGCTGCTCTTCCTGTCCTGGAATCGCGGCATCAAGGGCGGAAACTGGTCGCTGTCCTCCAACATCGATCCGCCGGACTTCAAGCATCGCCCGGAAACGCTCAACAGCTTCGAGGCGGGGTTCAAGACCGCCTTCCTCAATCGGACGCTCCGGCTGAACGGCACGCTGTTCCACTATATCTATGACGATTATCAGGCCTTCTCCCTCGCGGGAGGGGTGCCGCATGTCTATAATAGCGATGCGCATTCGACGGGCGCGGAACTCGAAGCCTTCTGGTCTCCTTCGCGCCGGTTCGACGCGGTGCTCGGTGCGACCTGGCAAACCTCGCATGTGGACAGTATACCCGCCACCGGAATCCAGGTGGGACCGGAATATTTTCCGGGCGCTCCCAATACCCAATATTGCACCAACCAGGGCGGGTTCTTCCTTTGCGATTTCCCGCAGAAGACTATCGTGGGGGCGCAGTTTCCCAACTCGCCCCGGTTCAGCCTGAACTATCTGCTGCGCTACAATGTCGATGTCGCGAACGGCAATATCGCCGCGCAGGTCGACGGTGCATGGTATGACGATCAATATCTCGAAGTCACCAACGGCAGATCGTCACTGCAAAAGGCGTATAATGTCACCAACGCGTCGCTGACATACACGCATCAGGACACGGGGATCGCCCTGACCGCATGGGGCAAGAATGTCTTCAACAAGGCTTATCGCGCCTATGTGCTGAACCTGGGCATCCTGGGCACCACATCGACCTACGCGCCGCCCGCGACCTACGGCGTGACGCTGCGGGTTCCGTTCGGACAGCGCTAG
- a CDS encoding aminotransferase codes for MTLDIQRAGQIDQASLFHPFTWVEDLKREGPNVITEGKGVRVKDIHGNEYLDGMAGLWCVNLGYGCQEVVDAIAAQSERLSFFHAFNGMSTDVVIECADELLKRAPVPMSRVFFGASGSDANETQIKLIWYYNNLLGRPKKKKIIARWNAYHGSGVLTSSLTGLPGMHNLFDLPIGPILHVTAPHHYRKAAEGQSEREFSRALAAELEELIAREGADTIAAFFAEPVMGAGGLIAPPEGYFEEIVPILRRHDILLVLDEVVSGFGRLGTYWGSQTINVEPDLITAAKGVTSGYFPMSACFISPKLWEVFEAEAPRAGVFAHGYTYSAHPVGAAAALAALKAIDDKKVVENVAEVGPYLHQAMRNAFADDPIVGEIRGIGLMIGIELVKNKATKEPFPASDRVGRRVLQAAAQKGLITRALGDTLVFAPPLVINKSEIDELVQKFKAAVDAVRPELG; via the coding sequence ATGACCCTTGATATCCAACGCGCTGGTCAAATCGACCAGGCTTCGCTTTTCCATCCCTTCACCTGGGTCGAGGATCTGAAGCGGGAAGGCCCCAATGTCATCACCGAAGGCAAGGGCGTGCGCGTCAAGGATATTCACGGAAACGAATATCTGGACGGCATGGCGGGCCTCTGGTGCGTCAATCTCGGCTATGGATGCCAGGAAGTCGTCGATGCGATCGCCGCGCAGAGCGAAAGGCTTTCCTTCTTTCACGCCTTCAACGGCATGTCGACCGATGTCGTGATCGAATGTGCCGACGAACTGCTCAAGCGGGCGCCGGTTCCCATGTCGCGCGTGTTCTTCGGCGCTTCGGGCAGCGATGCGAACGAGACCCAGATCAAGCTGATCTGGTATTACAACAACCTGCTGGGCCGCCCCAAGAAGAAGAAGATCATTGCTCGCTGGAACGCCTATCATGGCTCCGGCGTGCTGACGTCGAGCCTGACGGGGCTCCCCGGCATGCATAATCTGTTCGACCTTCCGATCGGGCCGATCCTGCACGTCACGGCGCCGCATCATTATCGCAAGGCCGCCGAAGGCCAGTCCGAGCGTGAATTCTCACGCGCGCTTGCGGCCGAACTCGAGGAACTGATCGCGCGCGAAGGTGCCGACACGATCGCGGCTTTCTTCGCCGAGCCGGTGATGGGAGCCGGCGGTCTGATCGCGCCGCCGGAGGGCTATTTCGAGGAGATCGTGCCGATCCTGCGCCGGCATGATATCCTTCTGGTACTCGACGAGGTGGTTTCGGGTTTTGGCCGCCTCGGCACCTATTGGGGAAGCCAGACCATCAATGTCGAACCGGACCTGATCACGGCGGCAAAGGGCGTCACCAGCGGGTATTTCCCCATGTCCGCTTGCTTCATCTCGCCCAAATTGTGGGAGGTCTTCGAGGCCGAGGCGCCGCGTGCGGGAGTGTTCGCGCATGGCTATACCTATTCGGCGCATCCCGTGGGCGCGGCCGCCGCACTCGCGGCGCTGAAGGCGATCGACGACAAGAAGGTGGTCGAGAATGTCGCGGAGGTCGGACCCTATCTCCATCAGGCGATGCGCAACGCGTTTGCCGATGATCCGATCGTCGGTGAAATCCGCGGCATCGGGTTGATGATCGGCATCGAACTGGTGAAGAACAAGGCTACGAAGGAACCGTTCCCGGCCTCCGATCGCGTGGGACGGCGCGTGCTCCAGGCTGCCGCCCAGAAGGGCCTGATCACCCGGGCGCTCGGCGATACGCTGGTGTTCGCGCCGCCGCTCGTGATCAACAAGTCGGAAATCGACGAACTCGTCCAGAAGTTCAAGGCGGCGGTCGACGCCGTGCGACCGGAACTGGGATAA
- a CDS encoding DUF6644 family protein, producing the protein MDLLNFLQSLEETPVALAIKEGDQFFPWLESFHVLAITLVVGTIAIVDLRLLGYPSHRRGARQLIVELLPFTWAAFVAAVITGVLLFISNAVKYSENPLFLIKMGLLLAAGVNMAIFHHGAYRKITEWDDLLPPPVSVRVAGASSLCLWIGVIIFGRWIGFS; encoded by the coding sequence GTGGACTTGCTCAACTTCTTACAATCCCTCGAAGAGACGCCGGTGGCGCTGGCCATCAAGGAAGGCGACCAGTTTTTTCCGTGGCTCGAATCCTTTCACGTTCTGGCCATCACGCTGGTGGTCGGAACCATCGCGATCGTCGATCTGCGCCTGCTCGGCTACCCGTCCCACCGTCGAGGCGCGCGGCAATTGATCGTCGAGCTTCTGCCCTTCACCTGGGCGGCGTTCGTGGCCGCCGTCATCACCGGCGTCCTGCTGTTCATCTCGAATGCGGTGAAATATTCTGAAAATCCGCTGTTCCTCATCAAGATGGGACTGCTCCTCGCCGCCGGGGTCAACATGGCGATCTTCCATCATGGCGCGTACAGGAAAATCACCGAATGGGACGATCTCCTCCCGCCTCCGGTCAGCGTTCGCGTCGCGGGCGCCAGTTCGCTCTGCCTCTGGATCGGCGTGATCATATTCGGACGCTGGATCGGCTTTTCGTAA
- a CDS encoding sterol desaturase family protein, with amino-acid sequence MAKHDIWTSIAAFYEPTLEMVELWTWGIPLFVTVIAVMFMLSEKRQGPLTVRSLIGSIFPREQYAHPSSRVDIWNGVLLLAIGFPLIGVMAINGLAIAGNIAAHASHELGVRDPMIHSAWAMVAIQFIVYFLSVDFAGYWVHRWCHTVPFLWNLHKPHHTAETLTPWTLFRQHPIEFLILNAIPAMFGGVVTGLVLYATGTTMHPGTVAAVGIQAYAAFFIVDVFSHVHVPVSYGWLNRIVLAPVMHNLHHSLELRHRDKNNAVLLTVWDWMFGTLYLPEKGETWRWGLNEEEFGEANPHRTVKAFYLEPFTSVWAYLRQAWSRQGEHEPHRDGQQLSSDSPS; translated from the coding sequence ATGGCGAAGCATGATATCTGGACTTCGATCGCGGCCTTCTATGAGCCCACGCTGGAAATGGTGGAGCTATGGACCTGGGGTATTCCGCTTTTCGTGACCGTCATAGCCGTGATGTTCATGCTCTCCGAGAAGAGGCAGGGCCCGCTGACCGTCCGTTCGCTGATCGGTTCGATATTCCCCCGGGAACAATATGCCCATCCATCTTCCCGTGTCGATATATGGAACGGCGTCCTCCTCCTCGCGATCGGTTTTCCCCTGATTGGCGTCATGGCCATCAACGGTCTCGCCATCGCGGGGAATATAGCCGCCCACGCCAGCCATGAACTGGGCGTCCGCGATCCCATGATCCATTCGGCATGGGCCATGGTAGCCATCCAGTTTATCGTCTATTTCCTCAGCGTGGACTTTGCGGGATATTGGGTCCACCGCTGGTGCCATACGGTGCCTTTCCTGTGGAATCTCCATAAACCGCATCACACCGCGGAAACCCTGACGCCCTGGACGCTCTTCCGGCAACATCCGATCGAATTTCTGATCCTGAACGCCATCCCGGCCATGTTCGGCGGCGTCGTGACCGGGTTGGTGCTTTATGCGACGGGCACGACGATGCATCCCGGCACCGTGGCCGCCGTGGGGATACAGGCCTATGCCGCCTTCTTCATCGTCGACGTCTTCTCCCATGTTCACGTGCCCGTATCCTATGGCTGGCTGAACAGGATCGTCCTCGCGCCTGTCATGCACAATCTTCATCACAGCCTGGAGCTCCGTCATCGGGACAAGAATAATGCGGTTCTGCTGACGGTCTGGGACTGGATGTTCGGCACGCTTTACCTGCCCGAAAAGGGGGAAACCTGGCGGTGGGGACTCAACGAGGAAGAATTCGGCGAGGCCAATCCGCACAGAACCGTCAAGGCTTTCTATCTCGAGCCTTTCACGTCCGTCTGGGCCTATCTCCGGCAGGCGTGGTCGCGCCAGGGCGAGCATGAGCCCCATCGCGACGGACAGCAACTCTCCTCCGACAGCCCTTCCTGA
- a CDS encoding 2Fe-2S iron-sulfur cluster-binding protein, which produces MTTVTYIEANGTEHRVIVPAGVSAMEAGRNNGVPGIGGDCGGQAACASCHVFVDDVWLGRTGKAHPETELGLLALSDDFRESSRLACQIELTDELDGLVLQMPERPC; this is translated from the coding sequence ATGACGACGGTCACATATATCGAAGCCAACGGGACGGAACATAGGGTCATCGTCCCGGCGGGCGTTTCCGCCATGGAAGCCGGCCGCAACAACGGCGTGCCGGGCATCGGTGGCGATTGCGGCGGGCAGGCCGCCTGTGCTTCATGCCATGTCTTCGTCGATGACGTCTGGCTGGGCCGGACCGGGAAAGCGCATCCTGAAACCGAACTCGGCCTACTGGCGCTGTCGGATGACTTCCGGGAAAGCAGCCGGCTGGCCTGCCAGATCGAGCTGACGGACGAGTTGGACGGTCTCGTGCTGCAAATGCCGGAACGTCCCTGCTGA